In the Armatimonadota bacterium genome, AGGTGAGCCAATGCCCCGATACCTCGTCGAGAGAACCTTCGGTGACGGCCTCCGGATCCCGGTGACCGAAGAAGGCACCGCGGCCTGCCTGCACGTGGTGGACCGCAACGCCGACCTCGGCGTCACCTGGATCCACTCCTACGTCACCGACGACAAGAGCAAGACTTTCTGCATCTATGACGGCCCCCATCCGGAGGCGATCCGCCGCGCCGCCGAGCGCAACGGGCTGCCGGTGGACCGCATCACGCGGGTGACCGTCCTCGACCCCTACTTCTATCGATAGGAGGAGAGCCATGCGTACCGTTGCCCTGACCTTGCTGGTCCTTGCCCTCGCCCTCCCCGCCTGGGGACTCGGGCCGCACGTCACAGCCCTGCCGGCCGCCGCACCCGCGGCAGTGCCTGCGGACGTCGGGTCCAAGGTTGCGGCCGCGCGAGCGGCCACGGCCAGGTACGCCACCGACCTGGAACGCGCCAAGGCCGACGGTTACG is a window encoding:
- a CDS encoding DUF4242 domain-containing protein — protein: MPRYLVERTFGDGLRIPVTEEGTAACLHVVDRNADLGVTWIHSYVTDDKSKTFCIYDGPHPEAIRRAAERNGLPVDRITRVTVLDPYFYR